From one Bordetella genomosp. 9 genomic stretch:
- a CDS encoding amino acid ABC transporter permease, which yields MDLKAFAFSFFNADVAWRYLPDILAGMWVTLQLGVAVAVSGLALGFVLAVLRALHLRALNVAIICFADILRALPPLVVIMVLFFAFPYINLAMSAFTATWLSLTLVLAAFAEEIFWAGILSVPRGQAEAARATGLGWMQTMLHVVMPQATRLTVAPLTNRLIAITKSTALGSVVGLSEVLNNAQSASSNAGNATPLTLGAIACLAIFIPVVLLGRWVETRFRWKS from the coding sequence ATGGACCTGAAAGCCTTCGCCTTTTCCTTTTTCAACGCCGACGTCGCGTGGCGCTACCTGCCCGACATCCTGGCCGGCATGTGGGTCACGCTGCAGCTGGGCGTGGCCGTCGCCGTCAGCGGGCTCGCGCTGGGCTTCGTCCTGGCCGTGCTGCGCGCCCTGCACCTGCGCGCGCTGAACGTCGCGATCATCTGCTTCGCCGATATCCTGCGCGCCCTGCCGCCGCTGGTGGTGATCATGGTGCTGTTCTTCGCCTTCCCGTACATCAACCTGGCCATGTCGGCCTTCACCGCGACCTGGCTTTCGCTGACGCTGGTGCTGGCCGCCTTCGCGGAAGAAATCTTCTGGGCGGGCATCCTGTCGGTGCCGCGCGGCCAGGCCGAAGCCGCGCGCGCCACCGGCCTGGGCTGGATGCAGACCATGCTCCACGTCGTCATGCCGCAGGCGACCCGGCTGACCGTGGCGCCGTTGACCAACCGGCTGATCGCCATCACCAAGAGCACCGCGCTGGGATCGGTGGTGGGCTTGAGCGAAGTCCTGAACAACGCACAGTCGGCCAGCAGCAACGCCGGCAACGCCACCCCGCTGACCCTGGGCGCCATCGCCTGCCTGGCCATCTTCATCCCCGTCGTGCTGCTGGGACGCTGGGTCGAAACGCGGTTCCGCTGGAAGAGCTGA
- a CDS encoding enoyl-CoA hydratase/isomerase family protein gives METRPAASPDGASAGVPADPDGMANPASPAATAPNADPIIVERHPGWAVVRIARTARRNALDRRARIALLRAFDSLQGQARCIVLTGTDGSFCAGLDLKERAGELAAGQRDTSGDEWIAVNMAIRRHPAVFIAAVNGMALGGGMTLVNSCDLALAAEDAWLGCPELASSAYAGAAGPTGMLSWPRKRVAWMLLTAERIDAHTAERWGVVNEVVAADGLLARARELATRIAGFDVAALEETKKSLDHVPAQVADWEGAMRYGQSVNAAIRARRANE, from the coding sequence ATGGAGACAAGACCCGCGGCGTCGCCGGATGGCGCGTCGGCCGGCGTTCCCGCCGACCCTGACGGCATGGCGAATCCTGCGTCGCCGGCGGCGACGGCGCCCAACGCGGACCCCATCATCGTCGAACGCCATCCAGGCTGGGCCGTCGTCCGCATCGCGCGCACCGCCCGGCGCAATGCGCTGGATCGCCGCGCGCGCATCGCGCTGCTGCGCGCTTTCGACAGCCTGCAGGGCCAGGCCCGCTGCATCGTCTTGACCGGCACCGATGGCAGCTTCTGCGCGGGGCTCGATCTGAAGGAGCGCGCCGGCGAGCTGGCGGCGGGCCAGCGGGATACCTCGGGCGACGAGTGGATCGCCGTCAACATGGCGATACGCCGACACCCCGCGGTGTTCATCGCCGCCGTCAACGGCATGGCGCTGGGCGGCGGGATGACGCTGGTGAACTCCTGCGATCTGGCCCTGGCCGCCGAAGACGCCTGGCTGGGCTGCCCGGAGCTGGCCTCGTCGGCCTACGCCGGCGCGGCCGGGCCGACCGGCATGCTGTCCTGGCCGCGCAAGCGGGTCGCATGGATGCTGTTGACCGCCGAGCGTATCGACGCGCATACCGCCGAACGCTGGGGCGTGGTCAATGAAGTGGTGGCGGCCGACGGGCTGCTCGCGCGGGCGCGCGAACTCGCCACGCGTATCGCCGGGTTCGACGTCGCCGCGCTGGAAGAAACCAAGAAGTCGCTGGACCATGTGCCCGCCCAGGTTGCCGATTGGGAAGGCGCGATGCGTTATGGCCAGAGCGTGAACGCGGCCATACGCGCGCGCCGCGCGAACGAATAG
- a CDS encoding IclR family transcriptional regulator, giving the protein MPRKSAIPSIADRNAAEGGVAAVDRALSVLGVFSAATPLLSLADISALTEMHKSTVLRLLASLEHAHLIRRQPDGRYALGAGIVRLHQIYAASFSLESVIMPALRELVAQTKESAAFHVRQGDRRLCLHRVDSPRPVRDHIRPGDLLPLDRGAGGRVITAYSGATGPMYARIRRDQVVVLVGDRIPEIAGIAAPVFNPDGEFLGAFTLTMPADRFDPAYEKPVVQGARKLTAVLGGEYPPPA; this is encoded by the coding sequence ATGCCGCGTAAATCCGCCATCCCCTCCATTGCCGACCGCAACGCCGCCGAAGGCGGTGTCGCCGCTGTCGATCGCGCGCTCTCCGTGCTGGGGGTCTTCTCCGCCGCCACGCCTCTGCTCAGCCTGGCGGACATCTCCGCCCTGACGGAAATGCATAAAAGCACCGTCCTGCGCCTGCTCGCGTCGCTGGAACACGCCCACCTCATCCGGCGCCAGCCGGACGGCCGCTATGCCCTGGGCGCGGGCATCGTCCGCCTGCACCAGATCTACGCCGCGTCGTTCTCGCTGGAATCGGTCATCATGCCCGCGCTGCGCGAGCTGGTCGCCCAGACCAAGGAAAGCGCCGCCTTCCACGTCCGGCAGGGCGATCGCCGCCTCTGCCTGCACCGCGTCGATTCCCCACGTCCCGTGCGCGACCACATCCGCCCGGGCGACCTGCTGCCCCTGGACCGCGGTGCCGGCGGCCGCGTCATCACCGCCTATTCGGGCGCCACAGGCCCTATGTACGCCCGCATCCGTCGCGACCAGGTGGTGGTGCTCGTCGGCGACCGCATTCCGGAAATCGCCGGCATCGCCGCGCCCGTCTTCAATCCGGACGGCGAATTCCTGGGCGCGTTCACGCTGACCATGCCCGCGGACCGCTTCGACCCCGCCTACGAAAAGCCCGTCGTCCAGGGCGCGCGCAAACTGACCGCCGTGTTGGGCGGGGAGTACCCGCCACCAGCCTGA
- a CDS encoding SRPBCC family protein — MATGTVKLHRVLKAPAERVYRAFLEPDAIAKWIAPFGFTCQVHHMDPKVGGTYRMSFRNFGTGAAHSFGGEYLELVPNEKIRYSDQFDDPNLPGKMQATITLKQVVCGTELNILQEGLPEVIPVEMCYLGWQESLAQLAQLVEPEIQG, encoded by the coding sequence ATGGCTACCGGAACCGTCAAACTTCATCGTGTCCTGAAAGCGCCCGCCGAACGCGTCTACCGGGCGTTTCTCGAGCCGGACGCGATCGCGAAATGGATCGCGCCTTTCGGTTTTACCTGCCAGGTGCATCACATGGATCCCAAGGTAGGTGGGACGTACCGGATGTCGTTCCGGAACTTCGGCACGGGCGCGGCCCATTCCTTCGGCGGGGAATACCTGGAGCTGGTGCCCAATGAAAAAATCCGCTATTCCGACCAGTTCGACGATCCCAACCTGCCCGGCAAGATGCAGGCGACGATCACGCTGAAACAGGTGGTCTGCGGAACGGAGCTGAACATCCTGCAGGAAGGCCTTCCGGAAGTGATCCCGGTGGAGATGTGCTACCTGGGCTGGCAGGAGTCGCTGGCGCAACTGGCCCAACTGGTCGAGCCCGAGATTCAGGGCTGA
- a CDS encoding amino acid ABC transporter permease produces MDQLLQNFFNLDIYISVAPYLLVGLGRTLLLSAIVIPVGLASGLAIGVLSITLKRRWTRFLLAVYIDFFRALPPLVLLIFIYFGAPFLGLDLPKLLAVAIGFMLNNSSYYGEVFRAGLESVPRGQVEAARSTGLSAAQTLWYVQIPQAARNVMPDLISNTLEVVKLTTLASAVALPELLRVARDAQSLVYNPSPIVLAALFYLVLLWPVVRLLSRLEHRHLGAR; encoded by the coding sequence ATGGACCAACTACTGCAGAACTTCTTCAACCTGGACATCTACATCAGCGTCGCGCCCTACCTGTTGGTGGGCCTGGGCCGCACGCTGCTGTTGTCGGCCATCGTCATTCCGGTGGGCCTGGCATCCGGGCTGGCGATCGGCGTGCTGTCCATCACGCTGAAGCGGCGTTGGACGCGCTTCCTGCTGGCCGTCTACATCGATTTCTTCCGCGCCCTGCCGCCGCTGGTATTGCTGATTTTCATCTACTTCGGCGCGCCCTTCCTGGGCCTGGACCTGCCCAAGCTGCTGGCGGTGGCCATCGGATTCATGCTGAACAACTCGTCCTACTACGGCGAGGTCTTCCGTGCCGGCCTGGAAAGCGTGCCGCGCGGCCAGGTCGAGGCCGCCAGGTCCACGGGCCTGAGCGCCGCGCAAACGCTGTGGTACGTACAGATTCCGCAGGCCGCGCGCAACGTCATGCCCGACCTGATCAGCAATACGCTGGAAGTGGTCAAGCTGACCACGCTGGCCAGCGCCGTGGCCTTGCCGGAGCTGCTGCGCGTCGCGCGCGACGCACAGTCGCTGGTCTACAACCCATCGCCCATCGTGCTGGCCGCGCTGTTCTATCTGGTGCTGCTGTGGCCGGTCGTGCGCTTGCTGAGCCGGCTGGAACATCGGCACCTGGGCGCGCGCTGA
- a CDS encoding YihY/virulence factor BrkB family protein encodes MHIKQFFGLSKKAVNAWLDDYAPSMGAAIAFYTVFSLAPLVIIVIAVAGFFWGREAVQGQLFEQINALVGADGAKAVESVVQGAQAPAQGIFATIASVVVLLVGSTTVFAELQSALDRIWEVPAAEKQSGIWNTIRARLLSLGLVLALAFLLMVSLIVSAVLAAMGSWASGMMPGWEIMLQAINIVVALAIMTVLFAMIYRFMPRASVAWRDVWTGAFVTAVLFEIGKFLIGLYVGKASVASSYAAAGSLVVVLIWVYYAAQVFLLGAEFTWVYANEHGSRRGAAPQAAVAGRP; translated from the coding sequence ATGCACATCAAACAGTTCTTCGGCCTGTCGAAGAAGGCCGTCAATGCCTGGCTGGACGATTACGCGCCCAGCATGGGCGCGGCCATCGCCTTCTATACGGTGTTCTCGCTGGCGCCGCTGGTCATCATCGTGATCGCGGTGGCGGGGTTCTTCTGGGGCCGCGAGGCGGTGCAGGGCCAACTGTTCGAGCAGATCAACGCGCTGGTCGGCGCCGACGGCGCGAAAGCAGTGGAAAGCGTGGTGCAGGGCGCGCAGGCGCCCGCGCAAGGCATCTTCGCCACCATCGCGAGCGTGGTCGTCCTGCTGGTCGGCTCCACGACGGTGTTCGCCGAATTGCAAAGCGCCCTGGACCGCATCTGGGAAGTCCCCGCGGCGGAGAAGCAATCCGGCATCTGGAACACCATCCGCGCCCGGCTGCTGTCGCTGGGCCTGGTACTGGCGCTGGCCTTCCTGCTGATGGTGTCGCTGATCGTCAGCGCCGTGCTGGCCGCGATGGGCAGCTGGGCCTCGGGCATGATGCCGGGCTGGGAGATCATGCTGCAGGCCATCAACATCGTGGTGGCCCTGGCCATCATGACCGTCCTGTTCGCGATGATCTACCGTTTCATGCCCCGGGCGTCGGTCGCCTGGCGCGACGTATGGACCGGGGCTTTCGTCACCGCCGTCCTGTTCGAGATCGGCAAATTCCTGATCGGTCTCTACGTCGGCAAGGCGTCGGTGGCGTCGTCCTATGCGGCGGCGGGCTCGCTGGTCGTCGTGCTCATCTGGGTGTATTACGCGGCCCAGGTCTTCCTGCTGGGCGCGGAATTCACCTGGGTCTACGCCAACGAACATGGCTCGCGCCGGGGCGCGGCGCCGCAGGCGGCGGTTGCCGGTCGACCCTGA
- a CDS encoding SMP-30/gluconolactonase/LRE family protein codes for MWNMTFTPPVVIEARALTRLPERFRQPRENGWASANKPGHRIDGFLEGPAFDRDGNLYVTDIPYGRIFRISPALEWELVAEYDGWPNGIAIHADGTLWIADYRRGILRLDPRTGAIDTPLGHRNSEGFKGPNDLTFDAAGNLYFTDQGQTGLHDPSGRVYRLAPSGRLDRLLDNVPSPNGIALDRNEAFLYTAVTRGNSVWRGPLLADGTLSKVGAFRTFFGTSGPDGLAVDADNRLVVAHASLGGAFLVEPNGDVTHFIRSPMGGTVTNIAYRPGTSRLVMTESASGTVLEADLPAPGVALFSHATGR; via the coding sequence ATGTGGAACATGACTTTTACCCCACCGGTGGTGATCGAAGCCCGCGCGCTGACGCGGCTGCCCGAGCGCTTCCGGCAACCGCGAGAGAACGGCTGGGCGTCGGCCAACAAGCCAGGCCATCGCATCGATGGATTCCTGGAAGGCCCGGCCTTCGATCGCGACGGCAATCTGTACGTCACGGACATCCCCTACGGACGCATCTTCCGCATCAGCCCCGCGCTGGAGTGGGAACTGGTAGCCGAATACGATGGGTGGCCCAACGGCATCGCCATCCATGCCGACGGGACGCTGTGGATCGCCGACTACCGTCGCGGCATCCTGCGCCTGGATCCTCGTACCGGCGCCATCGATACCCCGTTGGGGCACCGCAATTCGGAGGGCTTCAAGGGGCCCAACGACCTGACCTTCGACGCGGCGGGCAATCTGTATTTCACCGACCAGGGCCAGACCGGGCTGCATGATCCCAGCGGACGGGTCTATCGGCTGGCGCCGTCAGGGCGGCTGGACCGCCTGCTGGACAACGTGCCCAGCCCCAACGGCATCGCCCTGGATCGCAACGAAGCCTTCCTGTACACCGCGGTGACGCGCGGCAATTCGGTGTGGCGCGGGCCGCTGCTGGCCGACGGTACGCTGTCCAAGGTCGGCGCCTTCCGGACGTTCTTCGGCACCAGCGGGCCGGACGGACTGGCGGTCGACGCGGACAATCGCCTGGTGGTGGCCCACGCCAGTCTGGGCGGCGCGTTTCTGGTGGAGCCGAATGGCGACGTGACGCACTTCATCCGCAGTCCCATGGGCGGGACGGTCACCAACATTGCGTATCGCCCGGGCACGTCGCGGCTGGTGATGACGGAATCGGCCAGCGGGACCGTGCTGGAGGCGGATTTGCCCGCGCCGGGGGTGGCATTGTTTTCGCATGCCACCGGACGCTGA
- a CDS encoding mandelate racemase/muconate lactonizing enzyme family protein, with the protein MRIERIEAIPLRMPLPRPLKAATAFITHRCTVLTRVYTDQGIVGECFGNNEDTGQAEILRLIRDELAPVLIGRDAFLVEACWEAMQPATRDILRDRRMAIRAIACVDAALWDAVGKALDVPLHRMWGGYADDVAAYAMGGYYRAEDDLAGVAREMESLREQSFAGCKLKVGALSPQADAERVRAARDGAGPGFKLMPDPNQGWNYEQALTFARLVEPLDIFWLEEPCHWANDRQDLARLRRTVPVPICAGQSEISVAGCRELMAAGAIDICNYDPSWGGGPTAWRKVASLAQAYGVGVLSHLEPQVGAMLAASVPNGVGVEVMQPNRDPLYHALVANRPAIADGRLRLPDGPGWGLELDRDVEKRLSA; encoded by the coding sequence ATGCGAATAGAACGTATCGAAGCCATTCCCCTGCGCATGCCGCTGCCGCGGCCCCTGAAGGCCGCGACGGCCTTCATCACGCACCGCTGCACGGTGCTGACGCGCGTCTACACGGACCAGGGCATCGTCGGGGAGTGCTTCGGCAACAACGAGGACACCGGCCAGGCGGAGATCCTGCGCCTGATCCGCGACGAGCTGGCGCCGGTCCTGATCGGGCGCGACGCGTTCCTGGTCGAGGCCTGCTGGGAAGCCATGCAGCCGGCCACGCGCGACATCCTGCGCGATCGCCGCATGGCGATACGCGCCATCGCCTGCGTCGACGCGGCCTTGTGGGACGCCGTGGGCAAGGCGCTCGACGTGCCCTTGCACCGGATGTGGGGCGGCTATGCCGATGACGTGGCGGCGTATGCCATGGGTGGCTACTACCGCGCCGAAGACGACCTGGCCGGCGTCGCGCGTGAAATGGAATCGTTGCGCGAGCAGAGTTTCGCGGGCTGCAAGCTGAAGGTGGGCGCGCTGTCGCCGCAGGCCGACGCGGAACGCGTGCGCGCGGCCCGCGATGGCGCCGGCCCCGGCTTCAAGCTGATGCCGGATCCCAACCAGGGCTGGAACTACGAACAGGCGTTGACGTTCGCGCGACTGGTCGAGCCGCTGGACATCTTCTGGCTGGAGGAACCCTGCCACTGGGCCAACGACCGCCAGGACCTGGCGCGCCTGCGCCGCACCGTGCCGGTACCCATCTGCGCCGGCCAGAGCGAAATCAGCGTGGCGGGCTGCCGAGAGCTGATGGCGGCGGGCGCCATCGACATCTGCAACTACGATCCCAGCTGGGGCGGCGGGCCGACCGCCTGGCGCAAGGTGGCGTCGCTGGCGCAGGCCTACGGCGTGGGCGTGCTGTCGCACCTGGAACCGCAGGTGGGCGCGATGCTGGCGGCGTCCGTGCCGAACGGCGTGGGGGTGGAAGTGATGCAGCCGAACCGCGACCCGCTGTATCACGCGCTGGTCGCCAATCGCCCCGCCATCGCCGATGGGCGCCTGCGGCTGCCCGACGGCCCCGGTTGGGGCCTGGAACTGGATCGCGACGTGGAAAAGCGGCTATCGGCGTGA
- a CDS encoding Bug family tripartite tricarboxylate transporter substrate binding protein, which translates to MNPHRRTLLAGMAAAPLLSLPAIARAQGKYPSGPVTLIVPFPPGGGTDASSRTIAQAITQLTGWNIVVENRPGAGGNIGLGLLSHANADGMTIGMGQTSNLAINPSLYKNMPYDARKDFAPIALVSGQPMILVVREGSPISTLKSLVDAAKANPGKLNMASAGIGTVGHLAGEMFAIQAGIKIFHVPYPGAARALADLAGGQVDLYFGTPASVLPLMQSGKLHAVAVTSLKRLPVAKDVPTIAEQGYPGFEAEDWKALVAPRGTPASIVDSLNRATNDALKQPLTQQRFAAEGSVTLGGSVADASKFMASEYDRWGKAVRDSGTKME; encoded by the coding sequence ATGAACCCACACCGCCGCACCCTGCTGGCCGGCATGGCGGCCGCGCCGCTGCTGTCGCTGCCGGCGATCGCCCGCGCGCAAGGCAAGTATCCCTCCGGTCCGGTCACGCTGATCGTGCCGTTCCCGCCGGGCGGCGGTACCGATGCGTCGTCGCGCACCATCGCGCAGGCCATCACGCAGCTGACCGGCTGGAACATCGTCGTGGAAAACCGTCCCGGCGCCGGCGGCAATATCGGCCTGGGCCTGCTGTCCCACGCCAACGCGGACGGCATGACCATCGGCATGGGGCAGACGTCCAATCTGGCCATCAACCCCTCGCTCTACAAGAACATGCCGTATGACGCGCGCAAGGACTTCGCGCCCATCGCGCTGGTGTCCGGCCAGCCCATGATCCTGGTGGTGCGTGAAGGCTCGCCGATCAGCACGCTGAAGAGCCTGGTCGACGCGGCCAAGGCCAATCCCGGCAAGCTCAACATGGCGTCCGCCGGCATCGGCACCGTCGGCCACCTGGCCGGCGAGATGTTCGCCATCCAGGCGGGGATCAAGATATTCCACGTGCCGTATCCCGGCGCGGCGCGCGCGCTGGCGGACCTGGCGGGCGGCCAGGTGGACCTGTATTTCGGTACGCCGGCCAGCGTGCTGCCCCTGATGCAGTCGGGCAAGCTGCACGCGGTGGCGGTCACCTCGCTCAAGCGGCTGCCGGTAGCCAAGGACGTGCCGACGATCGCCGAACAGGGCTATCCCGGCTTCGAGGCCGAGGACTGGAAAGCGCTGGTGGCCCCGCGCGGCACGCCGGCCTCGATCGTCGACAGCCTGAACCGCGCGACGAACGACGCGCTGAAGCAGCCCCTGACGCAGCAGCGCTTCGCGGCCGAAGGCAGCGTGACGCTGGGCGGCAGCGTGGCCGATGCATCGAAGTTCATGGCCAGCGAATACGACCGCTGGGGCAAGGCGGTGCGCGATTCCGGCACGAAGATGGAATAA
- a CDS encoding Bug family tripartite tricarboxylate transporter substrate binding protein yields the protein MKQTTPGGKSAWTRTWTTRLCGALLAFCVAGAATAADDYPSHPINIIVPFSVGGSTDLVARLEAKALGQALNTSVVVENRTGGGGVIGWGGAARSAPDGYTLLTQEMSYAIAASLIKSLPYDPNKAFTNITTLVQVPHVLVVHPSVPAKTVQEFIALVKAHPDKYFFGSGGVGTNTHLGGELFNSLAGVKMSHIPFRGAGAALQDLLAGRVQAMITSVPTALAQIRAGKLRALMVASDHRIEALPDVPDAKESGLPGMNMQFWVGFAAPSGTPKPVIDKLNAAMVKSLQSPDMQAQLRELALEPVGSTPEQAATLVRDEIARWHAVMEKAGIKPE from the coding sequence ATGAAACAAACCACGCCCGGCGGGAAGTCAGCCTGGACCAGAACCTGGACGACCCGCCTGTGCGGCGCACTGCTCGCATTCTGCGTGGCGGGCGCGGCGACGGCCGCGGACGACTATCCCAGCCATCCCATCAATATCATCGTGCCCTTCAGCGTGGGTGGGTCGACGGACCTGGTGGCCCGCCTGGAAGCCAAGGCCCTGGGCCAGGCGCTGAATACCTCCGTGGTGGTGGAAAACCGCACGGGCGGTGGCGGCGTGATCGGCTGGGGCGGCGCGGCGCGCTCGGCGCCGGACGGCTACACGCTGCTGACGCAGGAGATGTCCTATGCCATCGCGGCCAGCCTGATCAAGAGCCTGCCCTACGATCCGAACAAGGCCTTCACCAACATCACGACCCTGGTCCAGGTGCCGCACGTGCTGGTGGTGCATCCCTCCGTTCCGGCCAAGACCGTGCAGGAGTTCATCGCGCTGGTCAAGGCGCATCCCGACAAGTACTTCTTCGGTTCGGGCGGGGTGGGCACCAATACGCACCTGGGCGGCGAGCTGTTCAATAGCCTGGCGGGCGTGAAGATGTCGCACATTCCCTTCCGCGGCGCGGGCGCGGCCCTGCAGGACCTGCTGGCCGGCCGCGTGCAGGCGATGATCACGTCGGTGCCGACCGCGCTGGCGCAGATCCGTGCCGGCAAGCTGCGCGCGCTGATGGTGGCCAGCGACCATCGCATCGAGGCGCTGCCTGATGTGCCGGACGCCAAGGAGTCCGGCCTGCCCGGCATGAACATGCAGTTCTGGGTGGGTTTCGCCGCGCCGTCGGGCACGCCCAAGCCGGTCATCGACAAGCTGAATGCGGCCATGGTGAAGTCGCTGCAAAGCCCCGACATGCAAGCGCAGCTGCGCGAGCTGGCGCTGGAGCCCGTGGGCAGCACGCCGGAACAGGCGGCCACGCTGGTCCGCGACGAAATCGCGCGCTGGCATGCCGTGATGGAGAAGGCCGGCATCAAGCCGGAGTAG
- a CDS encoding CaiB/BaiF CoA transferase family protein has product MSKPLAGIRVLDLTNVLAGPFCCHQLAHMGADVIKVETPGSGDLARQLGADPELNKAHMGVSFLAQNAGKRSISVNLKHAEGKQVFLRLVREADVLVENFRPGVMKRLGLGFDVLREHRSDLVYCAISGFGQDGPLKDYPAYDQIIQGMSGVMSITGDPETAPYRVGYPIADTIGGMTAAFAVTAALAEKPRTQARFIDVSMLEATMATMGWAVSNFLVAGRTPGPMGNENITASPSGTFQTGEGLLNIAANKQEQFEALCRVVGREDLIAHPDYAERHARLRNRFALKAELESALSTRGAQEWWPLLTQAGVPSGPVYTVEQALAHPQISERGMVAHFPNVPGVGRDVRLVRTGFKLDGAAPAVDHPPPMLGQHSDELLAELGYGADDIRRLRDGGAI; this is encoded by the coding sequence ATGTCCAAACCCCTGGCAGGCATACGCGTGCTGGATCTGACCAACGTGCTGGCCGGACCGTTCTGCTGTCACCAACTGGCCCACATGGGCGCCGACGTCATCAAGGTGGAAACGCCGGGCAGCGGCGACCTGGCGCGCCAGCTGGGCGCCGATCCCGAGCTGAACAAGGCTCATATGGGCGTGTCCTTCCTGGCCCAGAATGCCGGCAAGCGGTCGATATCCGTGAACCTCAAGCATGCCGAAGGCAAGCAGGTTTTCCTGCGGCTGGTGCGCGAAGCCGACGTGCTGGTGGAGAACTTCCGCCCGGGGGTGATGAAGCGCTTGGGACTGGGCTTCGACGTGCTGCGCGAGCACCGGTCGGACCTGGTGTACTGCGCGATCTCCGGCTTCGGCCAGGACGGCCCCTTGAAGGACTATCCGGCCTACGACCAGATCATCCAGGGCATGTCCGGCGTGATGAGCATTACCGGCGATCCAGAGACCGCGCCGTACCGGGTGGGCTATCCCATCGCCGACACCATAGGCGGGATGACGGCCGCCTTCGCCGTCACGGCGGCGCTGGCGGAAAAGCCGCGCACGCAGGCGCGTTTCATCGACGTGTCCATGCTGGAAGCGACGATGGCGACCATGGGTTGGGCGGTATCGAACTTCCTGGTGGCGGGGCGCACGCCCGGCCCCATGGGCAATGAGAACATCACCGCCAGTCCTTCCGGCACGTTCCAGACGGGCGAGGGACTGCTGAACATCGCCGCCAACAAGCAGGAACAGTTCGAGGCGCTGTGCCGCGTGGTGGGGCGCGAGGATCTGATCGCCCATCCCGATTACGCCGAACGCCATGCGCGGCTGCGCAACCGCTTCGCGCTCAAGGCGGAACTGGAGTCCGCCCTGAGCACGCGCGGCGCGCAGGAATGGTGGCCGCTGCTGACGCAGGCGGGCGTGCCGTCGGGGCCGGTCTATACGGTGGAACAGGCGCTGGCGCATCCGCAGATCAGCGAACGCGGCATGGTGGCGCACTTCCCGAACGTGCCCGGCGTCGGCCGCGACGTGCGCCTGGTGCGGACCGGTTTCAAGCTGGACGGCGCCGCGCCCGCCGTGGACCACCCGCCGCCCATGCTGGGGCAGCACAGCGACGAGTTGCTGGCCGAGCTCGGCTATGGGGCCGACGATATCCGCCGGCTCAGGGACGGGGGCGCCATATAA
- a CDS encoding citryl-CoA lyase — protein sequence MSAGELKDDGLESRKWWHTEITDMQPGVIRYHGYAIEDLIGNVGFAQMAWLMLRGELPTPGQGRLLDAALMAGVDHGPQAPSIAIARMAATCGVGLNNAMASAVNVLGDVHGGAGEQAVELYQDVATRMRGGQARDAAVGAALDTYIENYGKFVSGFGHRFHPIDPRAPRLLALVDQAAQAGEVSGEYADIARAIEAELAARKGKTIPMNIDGATAVIYAELGFPAPLARGLFCLSRSVGILAHAWEQTRQGGRNKGPIPRQYIPLYEGHPPRPVPTEALRER from the coding sequence ATGAGCGCAGGTGAATTGAAGGACGACGGGCTGGAAAGCCGCAAGTGGTGGCATACGGAAATCACCGATATGCAGCCGGGCGTGATCCGCTATCACGGTTATGCCATCGAGGACCTGATCGGTAACGTGGGCTTCGCGCAGATGGCGTGGCTGATGCTGCGCGGCGAACTGCCCACGCCCGGACAGGGCCGCTTGCTGGACGCGGCACTGATGGCCGGCGTGGACCATGGTCCGCAGGCGCCCAGCATCGCCATCGCGCGCATGGCGGCGACCTGCGGCGTGGGGCTGAACAACGCCATGGCGTCGGCGGTCAATGTGCTGGGCGACGTGCATGGCGGCGCCGGCGAACAGGCGGTCGAACTGTACCAGGACGTGGCGACGCGCATGCGCGGCGGCCAGGCGCGTGACGCCGCGGTGGGCGCCGCGCTCGATACCTATATCGAGAATTACGGGAAGTTCGTATCGGGCTTCGGCCATCGTTTCCACCCGATCGATCCGCGCGCGCCGCGCCTGCTGGCGCTGGTCGACCAGGCCGCCCAGGCGGGCGAGGTCAGCGGCGAATACGCGGACATCGCGCGCGCCATCGAAGCCGAACTGGCGGCGCGCAAGGGCAAGACCATCCCGATGAACATCGACGGCGCCACCGCGGTGATCTATGCGGAACTGGGTTTCCCCGCCCCCTTGGCGCGCGGCTTGTTCTGCCTGTCGCGCTCGGTGGGCATTCTGGCGCATGCCTGGGAGCAGACGCGCCAGGGCGGGCGCAACAAGGGGCCGATCCCACGGCAGTACATTCCCCTGTACGAAGGCCACCCGCCGCGCCCGGTGCCGACGGAGGCCTTGCGGGAGCGCTAG